Proteins encoded by one window of Candidatus Mesenet endosymbiont of Phosphuga atrata:
- a CDS encoding amino acid carrier protein: MNKIFNLFITILCLFAKNLHACELHFSYDTILAKINDFINTALFFKIFGIPFIVLILSLGALFFTLRFKFINIRLFKHAFAILVGKYDEDHHEGDISHLQAFASALSSTVGLGTVAGVAIAISLGGPGAVPWMMIAGFFGMSLKFSEVTLAFKYRTKNYDQLFSGPFKYMRYGLEEIGFKKLGIVLASIYACLLILSGPLGSVAFQTNQMIAIILGNFDFIDNNIWLFSLIITALLGLVIIGGIERIAKVASSLVPAMSIIYIFSCVVIIIFNIDKLGDAFLLMFHGMLNAKSVGGGAVGAFVAGIRRAIFASEAGMGSAAITHAATKDEEPVRAGFVAMIEPCFDTMLICCLTGLIIVITGAYQYAGDGILMTRKAFETVSWWFPILLTIAAPLFAFSSVVVFVYCCEMSWLYLFNAKSLIFYRIIVLVTAFFSGISKNIMNIAGIGDALFICSAIINMVALLFLSNKISDEVKLYLSKLKNQTAK, from the coding sequence ATGAACAAAATCTTCAACTTATTTATCACAATTCTTTGTTTATTTGCTAAAAATCTACATGCCTGTGAATTACATTTTAGCTATGATACAATTTTAGCTAAGATAAATGATTTCATCAATACGGCACTATTTTTTAAAATATTTGGAATCCCATTTATAGTGTTAATATTATCCTTGGGTGCATTATTTTTTACTCTGCGTTTTAAGTTTATTAATATTAGGCTATTTAAACACGCATTTGCAATTCTTGTAGGAAAATACGATGAAGATCATCATGAGGGAGACATAAGTCACTTACAGGCATTTGCATCTGCGCTTTCAAGCACTGTGGGCTTAGGTACAGTTGCAGGGGTTGCTATAGCTATATCTCTTGGAGGACCAGGTGCAGTGCCATGGATGATGATTGCTGGTTTTTTTGGTATGTCACTTAAATTTTCAGAGGTAACTTTAGCATTTAAATATCGTACTAAAAACTATGATCAACTTTTTAGTGGCCCTTTTAAGTATATGAGATACGGCTTAGAAGAGATAGGTTTCAAAAAACTGGGAATAGTTCTTGCTTCAATTTATGCATGTCTTTTAATATTATCAGGACCGCTAGGTAGCGTAGCGTTTCAAACAAATCAAATGATCGCAATTATTTTAGGGAATTTTGATTTTATAGATAACAACATATGGTTATTTTCTTTAATTATCACTGCTTTACTCGGTCTTGTAATCATAGGTGGCATAGAGAGAATCGCAAAAGTTGCATCTTCACTTGTACCTGCAATGTCAATAATATACATTTTTAGTTGTGTTGTAATAATCATATTTAATATTGACAAATTAGGTGATGCGTTTCTACTTATGTTTCATGGCATGCTTAATGCTAAATCTGTAGGTGGAGGAGCTGTTGGAGCCTTTGTCGCTGGTATTCGTCGTGCGATATTCGCCAGTGAAGCTGGTATGGGATCTGCAGCTATTACACACGCAGCAACAAAAGATGAAGAACCTGTAAGAGCAGGTTTTGTTGCAATGATAGAGCCATGTTTTGATACAATGTTAATCTGCTGTTTAACAGGGCTTATAATTGTCATAACAGGTGCATATCAGTATGCAGGGGATGGGATACTTATGACTCGTAAAGCTTTTGAGACTGTATCTTGGTGGTTTCCTATACTTCTTACAATAGCCGCACCACTGTTTGCATTTTCTTCTGTTGTTGTCTTTGTATATTGTTGTGAGATGAGTTGGCTGTACTTATTTAACGCAAAGAGCCTAATTTTTTATCGCATTATTGTACTTGTGACAGCTTTTTTCTCTGGAATTTCAAAAAATATAATGAATATAGCAGGTATAGGAGATGCGCTGTTTATTTGCTCTGCCATCATTAACATGGTAGCGCTTTTGTTTTTAAGTAATAAAATTAGTGATGAAGTTAAACTGTATCTGTCAAAATTAAAAAATCAAACTGCTAAATAG
- a CDS encoding phosphatidylglycerophosphatase — MKSLRFIGKVVGKVFPAKIISTFFGMGYLPIWQEHWASFLALIVSYILLYLSYGSFLLSYDITGIALVAAVFFLKLSIAFFIIQTIAIFVFQVNEPGANSNENIIIHIVLAQLLVVALTMPATLAIFHSMAGLYDQMCKKMFICPKWINSFTYFLIFFMIPYLFFNIIVMMKPWPIITIQLHYNNVLSITAEGAIYMLYTIVLIYLVACIFFDLTIHDANIFNRYIFNNIKALSVDLYDISKKLV; from the coding sequence ATGAAGAGTTTAAGATTCATCGGTAAAGTAGTAGGAAAGGTCTTTCCTGCTAAGATAATAAGTACTTTTTTTGGCATGGGGTATCTGCCAATTTGGCAAGAACATTGGGCCTCTTTTTTAGCGTTAATTGTGTCTTATATATTACTTTATCTCTCATATGGGTCTTTTCTTCTATCATATGATATTACCGGTATTGCGCTTGTAGCTGCAGTATTCTTTTTAAAACTTTCAATTGCCTTCTTTATCATTCAAACTATTGCAATCTTTGTTTTCCAAGTAAATGAGCCAGGTGCAAACAGTAATGAAAACATCATTATCCATATAGTATTAGCACAACTGCTTGTGGTAGCTCTTACAATGCCAGCAACGCTGGCAATATTTCATAGTATGGCTGGTCTTTATGATCAAATGTGTAAAAAAATGTTCATATGCCCCAAATGGATAAATTCTTTTACTTATTTTCTCATATTTTTTATGATTCCTTACCTATTTTTCAATATTATCGTCATGATGAAACCATGGCCAATTATTACAATACAACTTCACTATAATAATGTATTATCAATTACAGCAGAAGGAGCCATTTACATGCTTTATACAATAGTACTCATATACTTAGTAGCATGTATATTTTTTGACTTGACTATACATGACGCTAATATTTTTAATCGCTATATTTTCAATAATATTAAAGCTTTAAGTGTTGATCTTTATGATATATCAAAAAAGCTTGTTTGA
- the topA gene encoding type I DNA topoisomerase: MSVLVVESPAKAKTISKYLDNKFRVVASFGHVRDLPAKNGSVDPNNNFAVKYEIIDKAEKYIKELVKAAAKTSAIYLATDPDREGEAIAWHVIEVLREKKAITDKVQIYRIVFNEITKNAVTEAIKNPRTISMDLVNAQQARRALDYLVGFTLSPLLWRKLPGSRSAGRVQSVALRLICERENEISKFISQEYWSIKAEFLSEKNEVFFALLSHYDNKKLDKLDIKNKQEADDLVDIIKTKQYAIAKVENKQVKRNPPLPFITSSLQQEASNKLGFAVKNTMRIAQNLYEGIDIGGESVGLITYMRTDGFYIADEAINAIRQMINSMFGEKYLPKSARKYTKKVKNAQEAHEAIRPTDVTKTPDSIAKFLTAEQLKLYELIWKRTVAGQMESALIDQVAVDVESQDRQIILHATGSTIVFDGFYKVYQDNKDDESIKLPSLKEDESCELKEVIPDQHFTQPPPRFNEASLVKKMEEIGIGRPSTYATIISVLQDRGYAAFENKRFIPSDRGQIVTIFLTSFFSRYVEYNFTANMEEELDLISNGDIFWKEVLGKFWSPFIQNINSIKEMENDKILDTVRTGYLFPDDIDTKCPKCEDGNLRLNVGRTGVFLGCSGYPECKYTREIKDDNNNDNQDASQSEYPKLLGLDPSSQKEVFIKKGPYGFYVQLSSEGKGKRVSLLKDVDPSLVDLDFALKMLSLPMVIGHHPETKKEIKIGLGRFGPYIFYDEKYFSLKKKDIFNVTVDEALSIITSSSSGEVKSLGCNQDGEEISVRSGRYGPYIKCGKINVALGKDFNVDEITLEKAIEMIENKKQKK; encoded by the coding sequence ATGAGCGTATTGGTAGTAGAATCTCCAGCAAAAGCAAAGACCATAAGTAAATACTTAGATAATAAGTTTAGAGTGGTTGCTTCTTTTGGCCATGTTAGGGACTTACCAGCAAAAAATGGATCTGTGGATCCAAATAATAACTTTGCTGTAAAATATGAAATTATAGATAAAGCCGAAAAATATATAAAAGAGTTAGTTAAAGCAGCTGCAAAAACATCAGCAATTTATTTAGCAACAGATCCAGATAGAGAAGGTGAAGCAATTGCTTGGCATGTAATAGAAGTACTAAGAGAGAAGAAAGCAATAACTGATAAAGTACAAATATATAGGATAGTATTCAACGAAATTACCAAAAATGCGGTAACCGAAGCAATTAAAAACCCACGCACAATTAGTATGGACTTAGTCAATGCGCAGCAGGCACGTAGAGCTTTAGATTATCTAGTTGGCTTCACTTTATCACCTCTTCTATGGAGAAAATTACCAGGTAGTAGATCGGCAGGGCGAGTACAATCTGTAGCTTTAAGACTTATCTGTGAACGTGAAAACGAGATAAGTAAATTCATATCGCAAGAATATTGGAGTATTAAAGCTGAGTTTTTAAGTGAGAAAAATGAGGTATTTTTTGCCTTACTTAGCCACTATGATAATAAAAAATTAGATAAGCTTGATATAAAAAATAAGCAAGAAGCTGATGATCTAGTTGATATCATAAAAACTAAACAATATGCCATTGCAAAAGTAGAAAATAAACAAGTAAAAAGAAATCCGCCATTACCATTTATTACGTCAAGTTTGCAACAAGAAGCTTCAAATAAACTAGGCTTTGCCGTAAAAAATACTATGCGTATAGCACAAAATTTATATGAAGGTATTGATATTGGTGGAGAAAGTGTAGGCTTAATTACTTATATGCGTACGGACGGTTTTTATATTGCTGATGAGGCTATAAATGCAATAAGGCAGATGATTAATTCAATGTTTGGAGAGAAATATTTACCAAAATCTGCGAGAAAATATACAAAAAAAGTAAAGAATGCACAGGAAGCTCATGAAGCTATAAGGCCAACAGATGTTACTAAAACTCCAGATAGTATTGCAAAATTTTTAACTGCAGAGCAACTTAAGCTTTACGAATTAATATGGAAGAGAACTGTAGCTGGGCAGATGGAGTCTGCACTTATTGATCAAGTTGCAGTTGACGTAGAGTCTCAAGATAGGCAGATTATCTTGCATGCTACTGGCTCTACTATTGTATTTGATGGTTTTTACAAGGTATATCAAGATAACAAAGACGATGAAAGCATCAAATTACCTAGTCTTAAGGAGGATGAATCATGTGAACTAAAAGAAGTTATTCCTGATCAGCATTTTACGCAACCTCCTCCTCGTTTCAATGAGGCAAGTTTAGTTAAAAAAATGGAAGAGATAGGGATAGGACGACCATCAACTTATGCAACTATCATATCAGTGCTGCAGGATCGTGGGTATGCTGCTTTTGAAAACAAACGTTTTATTCCTAGCGACCGTGGCCAGATTGTGACAATATTTTTAACGAGTTTTTTTAGTCGTTATGTTGAATATAATTTTACTGCTAACATGGAAGAAGAATTAGACTTAATATCAAATGGAGATATTTTTTGGAAGGAGGTGCTTGGCAAGTTTTGGTCTCCATTTATACAGAATATTAATTCTATAAAAGAAATGGAGAACGATAAGATATTAGATACAGTGCGTACCGGCTATCTCTTTCCTGATGATATAGATACAAAATGTCCAAAATGTGAAGATGGAAATTTAAGGCTCAATGTTGGACGCACAGGAGTATTTTTAGGTTGCTCAGGCTACCCTGAATGCAAATATACAAGAGAAATTAAAGATGATAATAATAATGACAATCAAGATGCAAGTCAGTCAGAATATCCAAAATTACTTGGATTGGATCCAAGCTCGCAAAAAGAAGTGTTTATAAAAAAAGGTCCATATGGGTTTTACGTGCAATTAAGTAGCGAAGGCAAAGGAAAAAGAGTGTCTTTGCTCAAAGATGTGGATCCAAGTTTGGTTGATTTAGACTTTGCCCTCAAAATGCTATCTTTACCAATGGTTATTGGCCATCATCCAGAAACAAAGAAAGAAATAAAAATAGGGCTTGGCCGTTTTGGGCCTTATATTTTTTATGATGAAAAATATTTTTCGCTCAAGAAAAAGGATATTTTTAATGTCACAGTTGATGAAGCTCTATCAATCATCACTTCTAGCAGTAGTGGAGAAGTAAAATCTTTGGGATGTAATCAAGATGGAGAAGAAATCTCAGTACGCTCTGGAAGATATGGACCTTATATAAAATGTGGTAAGATAAACGTTGCTCTTGGTAAGGATTTTAACGTGGATGAGATAACTCTAGAGAAAGCCATAGAGATGATTGAAAATAAAAAGCAGAAGAAATAA
- a CDS encoding glycine--tRNA ligase subunit alpha, with protein sequence MDFQNIINALGGYWQKYGCLIICPYTTEIGAGTLHPATVMSVIGDKSAKIAYVQPVIRPADGRYGQNPNRLYQHHQYQVIIKPSVNDLQDLYLKSLLELGISTKSYDIKFIEDDWENPSIGACGLGWEVTCNGMEITQFTYIQQIGGIDSSSIAGEIAYGLERLAMHIQKVDNVYDIKWDNSGITYGDIFKQREYEFSKLALDYYDTGVLNQQFSDAEKLCLFLIENNTPIAAYDQCIKASHLLNLLDARGYLGVNERAVYIARVRELAKYCCKLYMDNSNAS encoded by the coding sequence GTGGATTTTCAAAATATTATTAACGCCTTGGGGGGTTATTGGCAAAAGTATGGTTGTCTAATCATTTGTCCTTATACTACAGAAATAGGTGCTGGAACTTTACATCCTGCAACAGTTATGTCTGTAATTGGTGATAAATCAGCAAAGATAGCGTATGTACAACCAGTTATTAGACCTGCCGATGGTCGTTATGGACAAAATCCAAATCGTCTATATCAACACCATCAATACCAAGTAATAATAAAACCTTCAGTGAATGATCTACAAGATCTGTACTTAAAGAGTTTGTTAGAACTTGGAATATCAACTAAAAGTTACGATATTAAATTTATCGAAGATGATTGGGAAAATCCAAGCATTGGTGCATGTGGCCTTGGTTGGGAAGTAACGTGTAATGGAATGGAAATAACACAATTTACATACATCCAGCAAATTGGAGGAATAGACAGCAGTTCTATTGCTGGAGAAATTGCTTATGGCTTAGAACGCTTAGCAATGCACATACAAAAAGTAGATAACGTTTATGATATTAAATGGGATAACTCTGGTATAACTTATGGAGATATATTTAAACAAAGGGAATATGAGTTTTCTAAATTAGCTTTAGATTATTATGATACTGGGGTGTTAAATCAACAATTTTCAGATGCAGAGAAATTGTGTTTGTTTTTGATAGAAAATAATACGCCGATAGCTGCATATGATCAATGTATTAAAGCCAGCCACCTGCTTAACTTGCTTGATGCTAGAGGCTATTTAGGAGTGAATGAGCGTGCTGTATACATTGCACGCGTGCGAGAACTTGCAAAATATTGTTGTAAATTGTATATGGATAATTCAAATGCTTCCTAA
- the glyS gene encoding glycine--tRNA ligase subunit beta, translated as MLPNLLFECIMEEIPPKMQSNAVIQIKNYIDSALNKGNIRFQSTDVFITARRFVILISKLDAQKLDEEIKGPNINAPKKAIEGFLKKTKKNIDELLVREIKNEKFYFACNINTQINLEEFFKKVLEEMLRGFSWPKSMRWGNVKERWIRPIRSMLCILDDKVIPVTFADVVASNVTFGHRFLSTKKFNVSKIDDYLNFLDENYVILDQNKRKEYILKQIREFEIDNKLQLEENEKLLDELNGLVEYPIVLFGEVGNFDLPVEVISSVICSQQKYLIFSSYKNDKKKISHFATVVSVINDQVIQGYERVLSARLTDAQFFVNQDKKYNLDYYSNKLNLISFHDHLGSVAEKVKRITALAKYIAIWIPLASLLKVERAATLAKADLATSMVREFPELQGVMGGYYASCFNEDKEIIDAITNHYLPLGPKQSCPSSTITIAIALADKVDNLVGFAIAGEKFSSSSDPFALRRNAIGLIRIILENNLNILINLLLDKSASLYPKSLFSKKLERQKLSKKQVVEVVFKFCLERFKVILKEINLPKNIIESIPIEGKIIDFLNIKKKAIILNNYIKTDNGKHILNTYKRVNNIINKSDATYEPKKLNKLMLYSIKSLIEKEEIVLLKHIKSTYKNVKYIIKKDDFTTALDALVGFYSIVNDFMDNVQINCDSEKLRRNRMNLIVAIHQIFHLIADFSKVLEH; from the coding sequence ATGCTTCCTAACCTTTTATTTGAATGTATTATGGAGGAAATTCCTCCAAAAATGCAAAGTAATGCTGTAATTCAAATAAAAAATTATATAGATAGTGCTTTAAATAAAGGTAATATTAGATTTCAATCTACTGATGTCTTTATAACTGCACGTCGTTTTGTAATATTAATCAGTAAACTAGATGCACAGAAATTAGACGAAGAAATTAAAGGCCCAAACATTAATGCACCAAAAAAAGCAATAGAGGGTTTTCTTAAGAAAACCAAAAAAAATATAGATGAATTGTTAGTGCGTGAAATTAAGAATGAAAAGTTCTATTTCGCTTGTAATATCAATACTCAAATAAATTTAGAAGAGTTTTTCAAAAAAGTTTTAGAAGAGATGTTAAGAGGTTTTTCTTGGCCTAAATCAATGCGTTGGGGAAATGTGAAAGAAAGATGGATAAGGCCAATACGAAGTATGTTGTGTATTCTAGATGATAAAGTAATACCTGTTACATTTGCAGATGTTGTAGCTTCTAATGTTACTTTTGGACACCGATTTCTTTCAACAAAAAAATTTAATGTAAGCAAAATAGATGATTACTTAAATTTCTTAGATGAAAATTATGTAATATTAGATCAAAATAAAAGGAAAGAATATATACTCAAGCAAATTCGTGAATTTGAAATTGATAATAAATTGCAGCTTGAAGAAAATGAAAAGTTATTAGATGAGCTAAATGGTCTAGTAGAATATCCAATTGTTCTATTTGGTGAAGTTGGTAATTTTGATTTACCTGTAGAAGTAATATCAAGCGTAATATGTAGTCAACAAAAATACCTTATATTTAGCAGCTATAAGAATGATAAGAAAAAGATATCTCATTTTGCAACTGTAGTAAGTGTTATAAACGATCAAGTGATACAGGGTTATGAAAGGGTGTTATCAGCACGGCTGACTGATGCTCAATTTTTTGTAAATCAAGATAAAAAATATAATCTTGATTATTATAGCAATAAATTAAACTTAATATCATTTCATGATCATTTGGGTAGTGTTGCAGAAAAGGTGAAGCGTATTACTGCCCTAGCTAAGTACATTGCAATATGGATACCCCTTGCTTCTTTACTAAAAGTTGAACGAGCAGCAACGCTTGCTAAAGCAGATTTAGCAACATCTATGGTGAGGGAGTTCCCAGAGTTACAAGGAGTAATGGGTGGGTATTATGCTAGTTGTTTTAATGAAGACAAAGAAATAATAGATGCTATAACTAATCATTATCTGCCACTTGGTCCTAAGCAGAGTTGTCCTTCATCTACCATAACAATTGCTATAGCTCTTGCAGATAAAGTGGATAACCTTGTAGGTTTTGCCATAGCCGGTGAAAAGTTTTCTAGTTCTAGTGATCCTTTTGCACTGAGAAGAAATGCGATAGGTTTGATACGCATAATACTTGAAAATAATTTAAATATATTGATTAATCTACTACTAGATAAATCAGCTTCGTTGTATCCAAAATCTCTATTTAGCAAAAAGCTTGAAAGACAAAAATTAAGTAAAAAACAAGTAGTAGAAGTTGTATTTAAATTCTGTTTAGAGCGCTTTAAAGTTATTCTCAAAGAAATAAACCTTCCTAAGAACATTATTGAGTCTATTCCTATTGAGGGTAAAATAATTGATTTCTTAAATATTAAGAAAAAAGCAATTATCCTTAATAACTATATTAAAACTGATAATGGAAAACATATCTTAAATACTTATAAGAGGGTTAATAACATAATCAATAAGTCTGATGCAACTTATGAACCAAAAAAACTAAATAAGTTAATGTTGTATAGCATAAAGTCATTAATAGAAAAGGAAGAAATAGTTTTATTAAAGCATATAAAGTCCACTTATAAAAATGTAAAATACATAATTAAAAAAGATGATTTTACCACTGCACTTGATGCATTAGTAGGATTTTATTCAATTGTAAACGATTTTATGGACAATGTTCAAATTAATTGTGACTCCGAGAAATTAAGAAGAAATAGGATGAACTTAATTGTTGCTATACATCAAATTTTTCACTTAATAGCTGACTTTAGTAAAGTCTTAGAACACTAA
- a CDS encoding amino acid carrier protein gives MALKINSLFQSLLYIKIFHIPFIILWVISIGVFCTVRFKFVNLSLFKHGLLVLLGKNEKHSSGQITHFQAFFTAISATVGLGTISGVAIAISIGRPGAIFWMIITGLFGMSVKFAEVTLGLKYRTNEERAGGPFQYMKHGLAEIGLPKLGTAIALTYAILLIIAMTCGGIPFQANQVTALFNNLFQYDKSFVVPLILSLLVWLVIMGGVKRIAKVATSLAPVMTVLYIIGCILIIFMYRGALGSALYSIVSGLFGKTAIGGGAIGSLIAGVRRSVFANEAGTATAAIAHYATQESEPVRAGCVAMIGPCIDTIIISFLTGIVILVTGFTAQNNNIEGIVLIKSIFSSISPFWGYVVFPFITLSFAFSTIIAYSYYCEVAWVYVFNSRKSITLCHILILILIYISGLSQNVKLISSLGDTLFMCLTIPNAITIYLLSKKVGNQLNSYIQKGLL, from the coding sequence ATAGCTTTAAAGATCAATAGCCTTTTTCAATCCCTTTTATATATCAAAATATTTCACATTCCATTTATAATTCTATGGGTAATATCAATAGGAGTATTTTGTACTGTTAGATTTAAGTTTGTAAACCTCAGCTTATTTAAACATGGTCTGCTTGTGTTACTTGGTAAGAATGAAAAACATAGTAGTGGGCAAATCACGCACTTTCAAGCATTTTTCACTGCAATATCTGCTACTGTTGGTCTTGGTACAATATCAGGTGTAGCAATAGCGATAAGTATTGGTCGACCTGGAGCTATTTTTTGGATGATCATAACAGGATTATTTGGTATGTCAGTGAAATTTGCTGAAGTAACATTGGGATTAAAATATCGCACAAATGAAGAAAGAGCTGGTGGGCCCTTTCAATATATGAAACATGGATTAGCAGAAATTGGCTTACCAAAACTGGGAACAGCAATAGCACTTACTTATGCTATTCTTTTAATTATTGCAATGACTTGCGGTGGTATACCTTTTCAGGCTAATCAAGTAACAGCATTGTTTAATAACCTCTTTCAATACGATAAAAGCTTTGTTGTTCCTTTGATATTATCTTTACTTGTATGGCTCGTTATCATGGGTGGAGTTAAACGCATTGCTAAAGTTGCAACAAGTCTAGCACCTGTTATGACTGTCTTATATATCATAGGGTGCATATTAATTATTTTTATGTATAGAGGTGCACTGGGCAGTGCCTTATATTCAATAGTATCTGGTCTTTTTGGTAAGACAGCTATAGGTGGTGGTGCCATTGGCAGCCTAATCGCTGGAGTAAGAAGATCAGTATTTGCCAACGAAGCTGGCACTGCAACAGCAGCAATTGCTCATTATGCTACACAAGAAAGTGAGCCAGTACGAGCAGGATGTGTAGCAATGATTGGACCATGTATCGATACAATAATAATTTCATTTTTAACTGGCATTGTTATTTTGGTTACTGGTTTCACTGCACAGAATAACAACATAGAGGGCATAGTGTTAATCAAATCAATTTTTTCATCAATATCACCATTTTGGGGATATGTAGTTTTTCCTTTTATCACACTATCATTTGCATTTTCAACCATAATAGCATATTCATATTATTGTGAGGTTGCCTGGGTTTATGTATTTAATAGTAGAAAAAGTATAACTCTATGCCACATTTTAATATTGATTCTGATATATATCAGTGGTTTATCGCAAAATGTTAAGTTGATTTCTTCTTTAGGGGATACTCTGTTTATGTGTCTTACCATTCCTAATGCAATTACAATTTACTTGCTAAGTAAAAAAGTAGGCAATCAATTAAATTCTTATATTCAGAAAGGGCTGTTATGA
- a CDS encoding ABC transporter ATP-binding protein, with amino-acid sequence MKNSKDTTFRMLFQYIKPYITYFVLAYVIAITSSLAILTLGHGIQNLIDLYSTRTGLMLINNTVFFLCIIVLVIGLSSFFRLYLAGYGSEKVLAKIRYDLYSHIINLPPSFFEDISTSDITSALTTDTVALQPILSGSMLTIVRNFITLFGSAVMLFYTSFKLTVYTILIIPFILLILTLLGRKTRTLSRLVRDNISNMASFSEETYLGIVTIKSFVSEENQKRNFFKYVNEIFNLSIKLTCFRALLVALIITFVIGSVGLVFWLGIHEVLQNNMTSGALSSFIFYSVLATSSVNSIGDNINDIHRAFGVAERIFELMSTKSSIISSALATKVTAVSKCIAFSNVTFCYSSKQQPALSNISFTINKGETVALVGPSGSGKSTILKLLLRFYDPNEGNITIDGTDIRSLTMESLRSLFGLVPQDHTIFSCSIMENILYGNPDATYEEVRQAAVSAYALEFIDKLPKKFESFVGNKGLRLSEGQKQRIVIARAILKNPQVLILDEATSALDSESEHLIQKALDKLMTNRTTLVIAHRLSTILRADRIIVINDGKIEEVGTHKLLMEQDGLYSKLAKLQFRYS; translated from the coding sequence ATGAAAAATAGTAAAGACACAACCTTTAGGATGTTGTTTCAATATATTAAGCCATACATTACGTATTTCGTATTAGCCTACGTTATAGCAATAACATCATCTTTAGCAATACTTACGCTTGGGCACGGTATACAAAATCTTATCGATTTATACTCTACACGTACTGGTTTGATGCTGATTAATAATACTGTGTTTTTTTTATGTATTATAGTATTAGTTATAGGGCTTTCCTCTTTTTTTAGATTATACTTAGCAGGATACGGAAGTGAAAAGGTTCTAGCAAAGATTAGATATGACCTTTATAGTCACATTATAAATCTGCCACCGAGTTTTTTTGAAGATATCAGTACTTCAGATATAACTTCTGCTTTAACAACTGACACAGTTGCACTTCAGCCTATACTTTCTGGTAGTATGCTAACAATAGTACGAAATTTTATTACGCTATTTGGCAGTGCTGTAATGTTATTCTACACTAGTTTTAAACTTACTGTATATACTATACTTATAATACCATTTATTCTACTTATTCTTACACTTCTTGGTAGAAAAACACGTACGCTATCACGTCTGGTACGTGATAATATCAGTAATATGGCCTCCTTCAGTGAGGAAACTTACTTGGGCATAGTAACAATAAAGTCGTTCGTTAGTGAGGAAAATCAAAAAAGAAATTTTTTCAAATATGTGAATGAAATATTTAATTTATCTATAAAACTTACATGCTTTCGTGCATTGCTGGTTGCTTTGATCATCACTTTTGTTATAGGTTCAGTAGGATTAGTATTTTGGCTTGGAATTCATGAAGTGTTGCAAAACAACATGACTTCTGGAGCTTTATCATCTTTTATATTCTATTCAGTACTTGCCACAAGTTCAGTAAATAGTATAGGTGATAATATCAATGACATACATAGAGCATTTGGTGTTGCTGAGCGTATTTTTGAACTTATGTCTACAAAAAGTAGTATTATTTCTTCTGCTCTTGCTACTAAGGTAACAGCAGTTTCAAAATGTATAGCTTTCAGTAACGTTACCTTTTGTTATTCATCTAAACAACAACCTGCTTTGAGTAATATATCATTTACTATCAATAAAGGAGAAACTGTTGCACTTGTGGGACCATCTGGCAGTGGGAAAAGCACCATTTTGAAACTTCTGTTGCGTTTTTATGATCCAAATGAAGGTAATATCACAATTGATGGTACTGATATAAGATCACTTACAATGGAGAGTTTGCGTTCCTTATTTGGCCTAGTGCCACAGGATCATACAATATTTTCGTGCTCAATCATGGAGAATATACTTTACGGTAATCCAGACGCTACTTACGAAGAGGTAAGACAAGCGGCAGTAAGTGCCTATGCATTAGAATTTATTGATAAACTACCTAAGAAGTTTGAGTCATTTGTTGGCAATAAGGGATTGAGATTATCTGAAGGACAAAAGCAGCGTATAGTAATAGCTAGAGCAATACTGAAAAATCCACAGGTGCTTATACTAGATGAAGCAACCTCTGCGCTTGATTCAGAAAGCGAGCATTTAATTCAAAAAGCATTAGACAAGCTGATGACTAATAGAACTACTTTAGTTATAGCTCATCGTCTTTCCACAATACTTAGAGCTGATAGAATTATTGTAATCAATGATGGTAAAATAGAAGAAGTAGGAACGCATAAGTTACTTATGGAGCAAGATGGATTGTATTCTAAGTTAGCAAAATTGCAGTTTCGTTATAGTTAA